A genomic region of Xanthomonas fragariae contains the following coding sequences:
- a CDS encoding type III secretion protein: MQAPTPNKADRERVQRPERQHTLPTLHSVAITPKPSPSSVLSPVPQQGRQPSLRGLNQKLAGMNKQCGEIQKCLYVQGRQATPGEQKMLNNRAALIAQRNEVRDSQLDALLAALAPMEDIYAPQATTSDLGIVQNDAMQRNRHQLLKINRKSFDKKELAKHYARAERRLESLKESNAPYRQVQRLQRMMQGYQNMLALEQIVKSTDDQLEEMGSPRLMDSIPTTARERQLSFEKALDAHQEAIDNGYI; the protein is encoded by the coding sequence TTGCAGGCACCCACACCCAACAAAGCGGATCGTGAGCGAGTGCAGCGGCCGGAGCGGCAGCACACCCTGCCGACATTACATTCCGTGGCGATCACGCCCAAGCCGTCGCCATCGTCAGTGCTTTCTCCAGTGCCCCAGCAAGGGCGGCAACCATCACTGCGTGGCTTGAATCAGAAACTGGCAGGGATGAACAAGCAGTGCGGTGAAATTCAAAAGTGCCTGTATGTGCAGGGACGCCAGGCAACTCCAGGTGAGCAAAAAATGCTCAATAATCGTGCGGCCCTGATCGCTCAGCGCAACGAGGTGCGCGATAGTCAGCTCGATGCACTCCTGGCCGCGCTCGCACCGATGGAAGACATCTACGCACCGCAAGCCACGACCAGCGACTTGGGCATCGTTCAAAATGACGCCATGCAGCGGAATCGGCACCAATTACTGAAGATAAACCGCAAATCCTTCGACAAAAAAGAGTTGGCGAAACACTATGCGCGCGCGGAACGGCGCCTGGAGTCTCTGAAGGAAAGCAACGCACCATATCGCCAGGTACAGCGCCTGCAACGCATGATGCAGGGCTATCAAAACATGCTTGCGTTGGAGCAGATCGTTAAAAGCACCGACGACCAGCTGGAAGAAATGGGTTCGCCACGCCTGATGGACAGCATCCCCACCACAGCCAGAGAGCGTCAATTGTCCTTTGAGAAAGCACTGGATGCCCATCAAGAGGCGATCGACAACGGCTACATATGA